Proteins found in one Triticum aestivum cultivar Chinese Spring chromosome 4D, IWGSC CS RefSeq v2.1, whole genome shotgun sequence genomic segment:
- the LOC123100080 gene encoding dynein light chain LC6, flagellar outer arm-like: MLEGKATMEDTDMPAKMQLQATSAASRALDCFDVLDCRSIAAHIKKEFDTIHGPRWQCVVGCSFGCYFTHSKGSFIYFEL, translated from the exons ATGCTGGAAGGGAAGGCGACGATGGAGGACACCGACATGCCGGCCAAGATGCAGCTGCAGGCCACGTCGGCGGCGTCCCGGGCGCTCGACTGCTTCGACGTCCTCGACTGCCGGAGCATCGCGGCGCACATCAAGAAG GAGTTCGACACGATCCATGGCCCGCGGTGGCAGTGCGTGGTGGGCTGCAGCTTCGGCTGCTACTTCACGCACAGCAAGGGGAGCTTCATATACTTCGAGTTATAG